The genomic window GCGGCTTGGTCTTCGCGTAGCGCTCGGGGCGGTTGCGGTAGCTCTCCCACAGGCCGGTGCGGACCATGTGCGGGCCCGGGAAGAGCACCGAGGCGCCGATCTTCGCGCCGGCCTGTTTCAGCTGCGCGTACAGGGCTTCGGTCATCGTGACGATCGAGGCTTTCGTCACGGCGTAGACGCTGGCCGTGGGCAGCGGGGCGATGCCGCCGTCCGGGGAGCTGGTGTTGACGACGTGGCCGGGGGTGTCCTGCGCGATCATGCGCGGCAGGAAGGCCTGGACGCCGTGGAAGACGCCCCAGACGTTGACCGCGAAGGCCCACTGCCAGTCGGTGCGCTCGTGCTGCCACATCGGGCCCTCGGCGCCGGAGCCGACGCCGGCGTTGTTGCAGAGGACGTCGACGCTGGGGAAGGTGGCGAAAGCCTTGTGCGCCAACGCTTCCACGGATTCCGGCAGCGAGACGTCGGTGACGACGCCGATGGCCCGCGCGCCGTGGACCGCTTGCTGAGCGACCTCGGCCGTTGCCTTGACTGCTTCTTCGAGAGCGGGTTCCTCAACGTCGGCGAGCACCACGTTCATGCCCTCGGCCGCGAACAGCCGGGCCATCGCCAGGCCGATGCCGCTGGCCGCGCCGGTGACGACCGCGGTCTTGCCGGGGAGGTCAGCCAGCATCGGGAGCCTCCACGGAGTCGTGGATCTGCGCCGGGTCGTCGTAGCGCTGGTGCACGTAGGGCAGGATCTCCTTCGGATCCAGCCGCGCCACGACCTCGCCGCGCTGGTCGGAGGTCTTCTCCCCGTAGGTGATCTCGACCAGCCGGAGCACCGGGAGGTCGGCGATCGGGTCGAGCGCGGACTCGCGGAGGATGACCTCGCCCTCGACCGCGTCCAGGGCTCTGGTCTTCTCGTTCCGGACGCAGCGCACGAGCAGCGGGTCGGCGTCGAAGCCGGAGCCGTCCACCGCCGGCAGGAACTTGAGATACCAGTCGACCTTGACGTAGGGCGCCGGGGGTTCCAGCGCGCCGGCGATCCGGCCGCGGATCTCGGCGAAGGTGACGCCGTGCCGGGTGACCGTGCCGGCCACCTGCTCGCCGTCCCGGTCCACGACGACCTCGGCCAGCTTCTTGGGTTCGCCGAACACCTCGCGGCCGCCGATCAGCGAGCGCTCGGTGGTCATCGGCATGACCAGGCTGTACCAGCCTTCTTCCGCGCCGTGCGCGCAGGCCACCGAGATGGCCGCGGCGCCGAGCGGCATCCCGAAGATGTCGACCTGGTTGATCGTGGCGCGCACGTACGGTTTGGCGGTCGGCTTCAGGGGCGGAGGCAGCACCTGGGCCAGGGCGTCGGGGTCGGTCTCCCAGACGGCGTGCACTCCGGTGGACCACAGGTCGGGCAGTTTCGAGGCGGATTCGCGGGCCGCGGCGACGGCTTCGAGGTCGCGGGGGCCGTAGCGCACTTTGGGCATATCTGACTCCTCGTCATAAGCCTTCTGTAACACCGTTACACCCGTGGGCGTGAAGGGTAAAGAGCCATCGGCGGCGAGAGGATGGCACCGTGACCGGTTCAAGCCAGGAGGCGACGAAGCCGAGCCGTGCGCCGGCGGTGACCCGGCGCGCCGTGCTCGACGCCGCGACGCGCCTGGTCGAGCAGCAGGGCGTGGCCGGGCTGTCGATGCGCAAGCTCGCCGCCGAGCTGGGAGTCGCGGTCACCTCGATCTACTGGCACGTCGGTAACCGCGAGGCGCTGCTCGACGAACTGGTGCAGGAGATGGTGCACGGCCTGGAGACGCTGCCCGCGCGCGGGACGACGCCGACGGCGCGCGTGCTGTCGCTCGCGGTGGAGCTGCGCCGGGTGCTGCGGGACCACCCGCACCTGATCGGGCTGGTCAACGAGCGCGGACTGACCCCGGCGATGTTCCTGCCCTCCCAGCGGGCCCTGATCGCCGAGATCTCGGCCGCCGGACTGCGCGGCGCCCGGGCCGCCGAGGCGGTGCGGGCGTTGCAGTACCACGTGATCGGGTTCATCCTCGTCGAGCGGCACACCGACCGCTCGCCGGAGCAGCGGCCGTCGGCCGAGGAGCTGTGGCAGGCCGAGCCGGCTCCCGACGCCGCGCTGGCCGGTGCGCTGGCCACGCCGGTGGACGCCGACCGGCTGTTCGCGGTGGCGACCGGGGCGTTGGTGCGGTCGCTGCTCGCGGATCAAGCGCCACCGGAGAATCAGTAGCCTGAGACAGGCGTCCCCGCCTACCTTGGTCGACATGACAGTCGAGGAGATCGTCGGTCCGGCGACGCGCATGGTGTTCCACTCGCCGATGTCCGAGGAGCGCGCGAACCGCATCGCCGCGGACCTGGCAGCCACCCGGCCGGCGACGGTCGCCGACTACGCGTGCGGCTGGGGCGAGCTGCTGCTGCGGGTACTGGCGCTGGCACCGGCCGCGCGGGGATACGGCGTGGACCTGTCGGGGCGGGATCTGGCGCGGGGACGGGCCAACGCCGCGGCCCGCGGACTCGGAGACCGGGTGGAGTTCGTCGAAGGACCGGCACGGGAGAACGCGCGGACGGCGGACGTGGTGATCAGCAGCGGGGCGTGGCAGGCGTTCGGCCGGAACGTGACGCGGGCGCTGGAAGCCCTGCGTCCGCTGGTGAATCCCGGCGGGCGGCTGTTCTTCGGGGTCGAGCACTGGGAGACCGTGCCGCCGCCGGAGCGGCTGGCCGAGATGTGGCCCGGGACCACCGCCGAAAGCTACGAGCTGCTGGCGGACCTCGCCGACCACGCCGTCGCCGCCGGGTTCCGTCCGCTGCGCATCGAGTCCTCGACCCGCCCGGAGTGGGACGACTACGAATCGCTGGAGACGATGGACGCCGAGGAGTGGCTGCTGGCCGAACCGGACCATCCGGACGCGGCGGCGGTCCGTGACCGACTGGACGGCAAGCGGAGCATCTGGCTGCGCGGACACCGTGACTACTTCGGATTCACCATGCTCACACTGGGTGTTCCCGGGTAGTACAGCCCTTGACCGAGCACTGATGCCCTCAAAGCATTGTCGCTTTCGGGCTGACGCGAGCCCGGCGATCGCATAACGTTCTGCCGTGTCTTCACCGCTCCTTGAGTACCCGAGGGGCCCTCGCCTGTCCCTGCGCGAGTTCCGCCCCGACGACCTTCTGGCCTGGCAGCGCATAGCCGGCGACCCACGGGTCGCCGCGCACACCCCGTGGCCGGCCCTGGCCACCCCGGACACCGCCGGCGCGTGGCTGTCCGAGACCGCGCGCATGGCTCAGCTCCAGCCCCGCCGCAGCTTCTACCTCGCGGTAGAGCAGTACGGGGACCTGATCGGCTCGGCGACGCTGGACATCCTCAGCTTCCCGCACCGCCAGGGCGAGATCGGCGTCTACCTCCGCCCCGACCGCTGGGCCGAGGGGCTGGGGACGGAGGCCTCGCGCCTCCTGCTGGAGCTGGCGTTCTCCCGCCTGGAGCTGCACCGCGTGCAGACCACCGTGGACCCGCGGAACACCGCGGGAATGCGGGTGGCGGAGCACGTGAAGATGCGGCCGGAGGGCGTGCTGCTGGACCGCTTCCTGGTCGGCGGCCAGTGGCAGGACCGCGCGATGTACGCGATCACCATGCCCGAGTGGCGCGGCGGCGGCCGCGGCGGAGCGCATGCGGCTGGTGCGGCGGGGGATGCGGGTGCGGCTGGTGCTGGTGCGGCGGCTGAGCCCGCGACCGGCGTCCCGGGCGAGGCTCCGGCTGCGGAAGCGGCCGAGGGCTTCGACGCCTTCAGCAAGCCTGCCGCCGGCCCCGGCCCCGGCGGCGCGGCGACTCCGACGACCGTCTCGTTCGAGGGCGGCCCCGAGGAGCCGGTGCTGGGCGCGCCAGTCCCACCGGAGGCCGACGAGCAGCACGCCGACGCCGAGCAGGAGGCCCGCGAGAAGTTCGCCGACGGCGCCTTCGACGACGACGAGGAGAGCGAGCCGCAGGTGCTGACGGCGCAGATCGTCATGGAGCAGATCGAGGTCGTGCACATCCTGCCCCGGGAGCCGTAGCAGCAGCCGGAGCCGGCGATCAGGCTTCTGCGACGTCAGCCGCCGTCGAAACGCCTTCGGCGGCGGCATCCTGCTGCGCGGCCCTGCGTTTCTCCGCGCTCGCGAGGGCGGCCTCGACCAGCGGCAGCCTGATCGCGGGCTCGACGTCGAGCCGACGCGCCGACGCGATCAGCCGCCGGCTCTGCGCGAAGTCGCCAAGTGTGGCCTCGACGAGGGCCCGCACCGCGAGGAGGTCCGCACGCTCCTTGTCGGTGCGCGCCTCGTCATCGGCGCCGACCAGCAGCCTGCGAGCCTCAGCCGGACGGTTCTGGACCAGCCGGATCAAGCCCAGGGCGCAGCGGGCGATGGAGCAGGAGCGGTCCTTGCCGTAGGCGAACTCGGCGAGCGCCGCGATCTCGGCCACGAGCTCCGGATCCCGAGCCTCCCGGCGGATGAGCCGGCGCAGCACTTCAAGGCCCTGGACCCAGGCGACACGCCCGGCCATGGACGCGGCAGTCTCGGGGCGCATCCGCGGATTCCGCGCCGCTCGGACGAAGCGGGGGATGTCCGCGGTGAACTCCGCGATACCCGCCCTCATCGTGGCCGCCATCAGCACGGTGGCGGCGGCCACGTCCGTGGTGCCCTGGCCGTAGTCGGCCATCGCGCGCAGACCCGCGAGGTCCGGCACTCCCCCGCGCTGGATTTCGGCGAGGTACTCCTTGAGCCGGGCCTCGTCCTTCATCGAATTCCTCCTTGTTCCACCCCGCCGTAGCAGCCACGTAAACACCTGCAACCCATCAGATGGGCGTCCGCGCGCATGGAGCGGGACGAGATTGCCCGCGCCCACTCCCAGGCCCAGGATCACCGGCAGGAGCAGGAGTCCGTGCTGCTCCGCACTGACCCCGTGTCGATCCGCCAACTGCCAGAAGAAGACGGCGATGCCGATGTTCGCGCCCGGCCCGGCCAGCGCCGTGACGGCGATGCGGGCCGGTATCGCGACCGCGCCGGGGCGCGGCGCGACGTTGACGTGCGGCCGCCCTCCGGCGCCCCGGCCGCCCGGCAGCAGCCGGATGTGGCCGACCCCGAGCCCCATGAGCAGCGCGCCGACGAGGTGCCCCAGTTCGTGCGCGATGACCGTGCCGATCCACGCGCCGAGGAAGACGGCCAAGAAGACGGGGATGACCCTGGCATCCGGATGCTTTCGCATCGACCACAGCACGTGTATCTCGTCCGCACAGGCGAAGCCGACGATCAGCCCTGTCACGAACACCTGGGCCGCCCGGTACCAGACCGACGTCCGGCGCGCGTTCATTTCAGCACTGTAAGGACTCTGACAGACTTCGATCCATCATCGCGAACACATGTTCAATCCGGGGCCGCCCAGTGTTGGTTCCTTAGTCGTCGAAGGACCTGGCGGCGACGCGATGGCCTGCATGGCCTAGCGATCGACTACCGCCCGATAACGCCGGGTAGGCCGCTCTCGGCGGTGGAGGCCGCCGCGTCCTGTCACCGTGACCCGGGAGTCGGAAATGGCCGTGTGTGAGGTTTGTGGCAACGACTACTACATGTCGTTCGACGTCGTCGCCGCCGGCGTGAAGCACACCTTCGACTCGTTCGAGTGCGCGATTCACCGGATGGCGCCGACCTGTGAGCACTGCCGGTGCCGGATCGTCGGGCACGGGGTCGAAGCGGACGGCAAGTTCTACTGCTGTGCGCATTGCGCGAAGTCGGCCGGCGCGAACGGTATCGCCGACCACGTCGACCACGCGTCGCACCCCGGGCACTTGATCGCCGCCGGTGGCGGTGCGTGAGGGAGCCTCGGGCGGGCTGGGCGTAGCGCGGGTTTGACGCCGGGGAGCGAGTCAGCGCTCGTCGGCGTCAGCGTTGGCGTCGGGTGAGCTGGCGTCGAGTGATTCAGTGTTTTCCTTCGGCTTCGGCTTCGCCGTACCGAAGTCCTCGGCGGTCATGAGATCGGTCTCGTGCGCCCACTGGGCCCAGCCCGCCAGCGCTTCGTTTATCCGGATCCCCGCCTCGATCGCGATCCGCATCGCCCGCGTCTGCGCGCTCGTGCCCCACTCGCCGCGGTCCTTGGTCTCGGCGTAGCCGCGCAGCGCGGCCGCCGTCTCGGCGAAGAAGGCCTGCTCGGACGCCAGGTGTGTCTTCAGGTCCTCGGGGTCCATCAGCCAGAAGAAGTACGCGCGGAACAGCGTCTCCATCCGGAACGTGTGGTCGACCTCCACCTCTGCGAGCCAGCGGCGCACCTCGGCCAGGCCCTGGTCGGTGATGCGGTACGCCTTGCGCCGGCGCGGGCCGGTGCTCTCCACCTCGATCAGGCCGGCCGTCTCCAGGCGCGCCAGCTCCGAGTAGATCTGCGGGTGCTGCGCCGGCCAGACCGAGCCGAGGGCTTCGGAGAAGCGGCGGGCGAGGTCGTAGCCGCTGGCCGGGCCTTCGGCGAGCAGGCCGAGCAGGCCGTGGCGCAGCGACATCGGCGGGGTCCTCCTGGCGGATCGGTGGCAGCGGGTGGCAGTCGGCGGCTGATCGTCCATCTTGACACATCGGTGCGGACATGTAGACGATGACATGTACAGACAGACATGTTGAGTGGAACGTATGGGGAGGGGCTGTCATGAACGGCGAGCAGAAGCGCGCGGTGGTGCTGACCGGCGCGGGCGGGGGCGTGGGGCGCGCGACGACACAGGCGTTGGCCGAGCGCGGGTTCCGCGTCTACGCGGCAGTGCGCGAATCGGGTGGGGAGTTTCTGCAGCACCCTGACGTCCGGGCCTTCCCGCTGGACGTCACCGATCCCGCCAGCGTGGCCGACGCCGTGGCCCACGTCCTGGCCGACGGCTGCACCGCCCTGCACGGCGTCGTCAACAACGCCGGCATCATCGTGCAGGGCCCGCTGGAGCTGGTCACCGCGCAGGACCTGCGGCACCAGTTCGACGTCAACGTCTTCGGCGCGGTCGCGGTCACCCAGGCGTTCCTGCCGCTGCTGCGCGCCGGCCGCGGCCGGCTGGTCAACATCACCGCCGCGACGGCGCGGGTCGCCGGACCGTTCTTCGGGCCGATCTCGGCGAGCAAGGCGGCGCTCCAGTCGCTGTCCGACGCCCAGCGCCTGGAGCTCGCGCACTGGGGCCTGCCGGTCGTCGTGGTCGAACCGGGCTTCGTGGACACCGCGATCTTCGCCAAGGCGGCGCAGGCCACGGCGAAGGCGACAGCAGCCCTGACTCCGGCCGAACGCGCCCTCTACGAGGCCCAGATCCAGGCCGTGGACGGCGCGCTGGCCAAGTCCAAGGCCGCCCCGCCCACGATCGTGGCCGACGCCGTGATCAGGGCGCTGACCGCGCGCAAGCCCAAGCCGCGCTACACCGTCGGATCCGACACGCGCATGCTCGGGCTGCTGGCGCGCCTGCCACTGCGGACGCGGGACCGGCTGCTGGCGGGCGTCATGGGCCTGAACAAGGTCCCCGCGGCGCGATGAGCGCGAACGGCGAGCGCCCCGCCACGCCGTCGCCGCACGCGGGACGCGGGAAGCCGCCCGGACGCGAATGGCTGTGGCAGGCCACTGAGGAGCCGCGCGGCCCTTTCGCCGACGTCGAGGGGCCCGGCTAAACCCGCCGCGCCGCCACCCCCAGCCGCCGTCCCGCCTCCGCCAGCCGCCCCGGCGTCAGGCCGGCGTAGCCGAGCACCAGCCCGGGCGGCCCGGGCGCGAACCGCATCGGCGCCAGCGGCTGGACGCGCACGCCCTGCGCGTCCGCCGCGGCGGCGAGCGCGCCCTCGTCGCTCCGCGGCGGCAGGTCCACCAGCACGTGCAGGCCGGCCGCGACGCCGCGCACCTTCCACTCCGGCAGTTCCGCGGCCAGGGCGGTCACCAGCGCGTCGCGGCGGGTGCGGTAGCGGCGGCGGACGGTGCGCAGGTGGCGGTCGTAGGCGCCGGTGGCGATCAGGTGCGCCATCGCGAGGTGGTCCAGGACGGAGCCGCCGAGGTCGCTGTGCAGGCGGATGTCGCGGATCCGGTCCGCCAGGGGCTGCGGGGCGACGGCCCAGCCGAGGCGGAGCGCGGGGGCCAGGGACTTGCTCGTCGTCCCCAGGTACAGCACGCGGTCCGGGGCCATGCCCTGGAGGCAGCCGACCGGGTCGCGGTCGTAGCGGAACTCGGCGTCGTAGTCGTCCTCGATGACCAGGCCGTCGGCGGCGCGGGCCCAGGCGATCAGCTCGGCGCGGCGGGCCGGGGCCAGGACCACTCCGGTCGGGTACTGGTGCGCCGGGCCCGCGAAGACGACGGTCGCGGACGTCCGCCGCAGCTCCGAGACCACCAGGCCCGCCTCGTCCACCGGCACCCCGACCAGGGTCATGCCCGAGGCGGCCAACAACCGGCGCGGGCGGTCCGCCGACGGGTCCTCGACCGCCAGCACCCGGTGTCCGAGCTCGTACAGGGCCTGCAGCCCGAGGGCGAGGCCCTGCGCCGAGCCGTTGATGGCGACCACGCGTTCGGGCGTGGCGTCCGCGGCACGCACCCGGCGCAGGTAGGCCGCGATCTCCTCGCGGAAGCGGAGCACGCCGCCGGGATCGCCGTAGCCGAGGCCGGTGTGCGGCAGGTCGCTGAGCACCCGGCGCTGCGCCCCGACCCACGCCGTGCGGGGGAACGCCCCGAGGTCCGGCCGACCCGGCGTCAGGTCGAACTCCGGCTCCGTTTCGGCCGTGTCCTGCGGCGCCGCGGCCCGCTCCCCCACCGCGTGCCCGGCCGCCACCCACGTCCCGGCGCCGGTGCGGCTGAGCAGGTACCCCTCCGCGACCAGCTGCTGGTACGCCTCGACCACCAGCCCGCGCGACAGCCGCAGCTCCGCCGCGAGCTGCCGGCTCGGCGGCAGGACGGTGCCGCCGGCGATGCGGCCCGCGCGGATGCCGTCGCGCAGGCCGACGACCAGCTGCTCGACCAGGCGGCCGGCGGTGCGGTCGACGGTCACCAGGATCTCGGCCACCGGATTGGTCCCCTTTCCGCGCCGCTGATTGGTTCTTACTCGCGGACCAATCCGATCCTAGCCTCGCAGCATGTCCACGATCACAGGCGAGGCGGGCGCGGGGAGCGGGGCCGGCGCCCAAGCCCAAACCCAAGCTCCGACCCCAGCGCAACGCCCGCGCCCCGCCACCCGCCACGTCCTCCAGGGCGCCCTGGCCATGTCAGTCCTCGGAGCCTCCACCGCGGTCAGCGCCCACCTCACCCGCTACCCGGTCCTCGGCGGCCAGGCCCTGCGCTACACCCTCGCCGCCGCGGTCTTCGCCGTCATCGTCCGCCGCAGCGGCCTGCCCCG from Catenulispora sp. EB89 includes these protein-coding regions:
- a CDS encoding helix-turn-helix transcriptional regulator, coding for MSLRHGLLGLLAEGPASGYDLARRFSEALGSVWPAQHPQIYSELARLETAGLIEVESTGPRRRKAYRITDQGLAEVRRWLAEVEVDHTFRMETLFRAYFFWLMDPEDLKTHLASEQAFFAETAAALRGYAETKDRGEWGTSAQTRAMRIAIEAGIRINEALAGWAQWAHETDLMTAEDFGTAKPKPKENTESLDASSPDANADADER
- a CDS encoding SDR family NAD(P)-dependent oxidoreductase translates to MNGEQKRAVVLTGAGGGVGRATTQALAERGFRVYAAVRESGGEFLQHPDVRAFPLDVTDPASVADAVAHVLADGCTALHGVVNNAGIIVQGPLELVTAQDLRHQFDVNVFGAVAVTQAFLPLLRAGRGRLVNITAATARVAGPFFGPISASKAALQSLSDAQRLELAHWGLPVVVVEPGFVDTAIFAKAAQATAKATAALTPAERALYEAQIQAVDGALAKSKAAPPTIVADAVIRALTARKPKPRYTVGSDTRMLGLLARLPLRTRDRLLAGVMGLNKVPAAR
- a CDS encoding cyclopropane-fatty-acyl-phospholipid synthase family protein, which translates into the protein MTVEEIVGPATRMVFHSPMSEERANRIAADLAATRPATVADYACGWGELLLRVLALAPAARGYGVDLSGRDLARGRANAAARGLGDRVEFVEGPARENARTADVVISSGAWQAFGRNVTRALEALRPLVNPGGRLFFGVEHWETVPPPERLAEMWPGTTAESYELLADLADHAVAAGFRPLRIESSTRPEWDDYESLETMDAEEWLLAEPDHPDAAAVRDRLDGKRSIWLRGHRDYFGFTMLTLGVPG
- a CDS encoding TetR/AcrR family transcriptional regulator, with amino-acid sequence MTGSSQEATKPSRAPAVTRRAVLDAATRLVEQQGVAGLSMRKLAAELGVAVTSIYWHVGNREALLDELVQEMVHGLETLPARGTTPTARVLSLAVELRRVLRDHPHLIGLVNERGLTPAMFLPSQRALIAEISAAGLRGARAAEAVRALQYHVIGFILVERHTDRSPEQRPSAEELWQAEPAPDAALAGALATPVDADRLFAVATGALVRSLLADQAPPENQ
- a CDS encoding PLP-dependent aminotransferase family protein, which translates into the protein MAEILVTVDRTAGRLVEQLVVGLRDGIRAGRIAGGTVLPPSRQLAAELRLSRGLVVEAYQQLVAEGYLLSRTGAGTWVAAGHAVGERAAAPQDTAETEPEFDLTPGRPDLGAFPRTAWVGAQRRVLSDLPHTGLGYGDPGGVLRFREEIAAYLRRVRAADATPERVVAINGSAQGLALGLQALYELGHRVLAVEDPSADRPRRLLAASGMTLVGVPVDEAGLVVSELRRTSATVVFAGPAHQYPTGVVLAPARRAELIAWARAADGLVIEDDYDAEFRYDRDPVGCLQGMAPDRVLYLGTTSKSLAPALRLGWAVAPQPLADRIRDIRLHSDLGGSVLDHLAMAHLIATGAYDRHLRTVRRRYRTRRDALVTALAAELPEWKVRGVAAGLHVLVDLPPRSDEGALAAAADAQGVRVQPLAPMRFAPGPPGLVLGYAGLTPGRLAEAGRRLGVAARRV
- a CDS encoding SDR family NAD(P)-dependent oxidoreductase codes for the protein MLADLPGKTAVVTGAASGIGLAMARLFAAEGMNVVLADVEEPALEEAVKATAEVAQQAVHGARAIGVVTDVSLPESVEALAHKAFATFPSVDVLCNNAGVGSGAEGPMWQHERTDWQWAFAVNVWGVFHGVQAFLPRMIAQDTPGHVVNTSSPDGGIAPLPTASVYAVTKASIVTMTEALYAQLKQAGAKIGASVLFPGPHMVRTGLWESYRNRPERYAKTKPRQNPYPTLEGWEQAMKDAGLEAKMTEPEEVAAHALEGIRTGTFWILPKGGSSDDMIRRRSQSMLERSNPGYLEKFILD
- a CDS encoding GNAT family N-acetyltransferase, whose protein sequence is MSSPLLEYPRGPRLSLREFRPDDLLAWQRIAGDPRVAAHTPWPALATPDTAGAWLSETARMAQLQPRRSFYLAVEQYGDLIGSATLDILSFPHRQGEIGVYLRPDRWAEGLGTEASRLLLELAFSRLELHRVQTTVDPRNTAGMRVAEHVKMRPEGVLLDRFLVGGQWQDRAMYAITMPEWRGGGRGGAHAAGAAGDAGAAGAGAAAEPATGVPGEAPAAEAAEGFDAFSKPAAGPGPGGAATPTTVSFEGGPEEPVLGAPVPPEADEQHADAEQEAREKFADGAFDDDEESEPQVLTAQIVMEQIEVVHILPREP
- a CDS encoding acetoacetate decarboxylase family protein, which produces MPKVRYGPRDLEAVAAARESASKLPDLWSTGVHAVWETDPDALAQVLPPPLKPTAKPYVRATINQVDIFGMPLGAAAISVACAHGAEEGWYSLVMPMTTERSLIGGREVFGEPKKLAEVVVDRDGEQVAGTVTRHGVTFAEIRGRIAGALEPPAPYVKVDWYLKFLPAVDGSGFDADPLLVRCVRNEKTRALDAVEGEVILRESALDPIADLPVLRLVEITYGEKTSDQRGEVVARLDPKEILPYVHQRYDDPAQIHDSVEAPDAG